The Roseovarius indicus genome has a segment encoding these proteins:
- a CDS encoding ABC transporter ATP-binding protein/permease has protein sequence MRAVFQRIYRLTRLAASGPRAWVGLTMFGSVLGLQFADIWVDVQMIAWYKRFYDALENLDASAAIRELWVFGAIVLLSSMIFLLGDYIRKRLLLRWRAQLTDRALDAWTNGHAYWHLRPGLSPKSVDNPDQRIAQDCRLYIELLLQETLDLIGRIVALVSYVVILWNLSDFVLHLPIFGREFAIPHYLVWLAFLYVAVSSLFTHLMGRPLKSLVFRQERREADFRYALVQLRDNAGEVAQSAGEPAERRRLAQRFDGIRHNWYRLIGREFILGLFTRPYYQSILRIPLFFSLPAYFAGAVTLGGLMQLSSAFGRVTQTLSWFIFSYRDLAEFAAVAERLDDLFASADRPPPMPGAARDIIRTTASDDALHVRGLRLVTPQGRALFPVPDRTIYPGERVWIAGASGQGKSTLLAAVSGVWPYGEGQIDRPANRILYLPQKPHLFGEGLAAAACYPEDPADFAPERIRQVLSQLGLDHRLPALDDDGPGALEGLSMGERQRLALARVLLLRPDWVALDEATSSLDATAEAEILSLINRSLPDTAILCVSHRDPFPLAPYSIWQIGLPQQDQTQQRNTA, from the coding sequence ATGCGCGCCGTATTCCAGCGCATCTATCGCCTGACCCGACTCGCGGCCTCCGGGCCGCGGGCCTGGGTCGGGCTTACCATGTTCGGCTCGGTGCTCGGCCTGCAATTCGCCGACATCTGGGTCGATGTGCAGATGATCGCCTGGTACAAGCGGTTCTACGACGCGCTGGAAAACCTCGACGCGTCCGCCGCAATCCGCGAACTCTGGGTCTTCGGCGCCATCGTCCTCCTGTCGTCCATGATTTTCCTGCTGGGCGACTACATCCGCAAGCGGCTGCTCCTGCGCTGGCGGGCGCAGCTCACCGACCGCGCCCTCGATGCCTGGACGAACGGGCACGCTTACTGGCACCTGCGCCCGGGGCTCTCGCCCAAGTCCGTCGACAACCCCGACCAGCGCATCGCGCAGGATTGCCGCCTCTACATCGAGCTTCTGCTGCAGGAAACGCTCGACCTGATCGGCCGCATCGTGGCGCTGGTCTCCTATGTCGTGATCCTCTGGAACCTCTCCGACTTCGTCCTGCACCTGCCGATCTTCGGCCGCGAATTCGCCATTCCCCATTACCTCGTCTGGCTGGCCTTCCTCTACGTGGCGGTCTCGAGCCTGTTCACCCACCTGATGGGCCGTCCACTGAAATCGCTCGTCTTCCGGCAGGAACGGCGCGAGGCCGATTTCCGCTACGCGCTGGTTCAACTGCGCGACAACGCGGGCGAGGTTGCCCAGTCCGCGGGCGAGCCGGCCGAACGCCGCCGTCTCGCGCAGCGCTTCGATGGCATCCGTCACAACTGGTATCGCCTCATCGGGCGCGAGTTCATCCTCGGCCTCTTCACCCGGCCCTATTACCAGTCGATCCTGCGCATCCCGCTCTTCTTCTCGCTGCCCGCCTATTTCGCCGGCGCGGTCACGCTGGGCGGGCTGATGCAGCTCTCCAGCGCCTTCGGCCGCGTGACGCAAACGCTCAGCTGGTTCATCTTCTCCTACCGCGACCTGGCCGAGTTCGCCGCCGTCGCCGAACGGCTCGACGACCTCTTCGCCAGCGCCGACCGACCGCCGCCGATGCCCGGCGCGGCCCGCGACATCATCCGCACCACCGCCTCCGACGACGCGCTGCACGTGCGCGGCCTGCGCCTGGTCACGCCGCAGGGCAGGGCGCTTTTCCCGGTGCCCGACCGCACCATCTACCCCGGCGAGCGGGTCTGGATCGCCGGCGCCTCGGGGCAGGGGAAAAGCACGCTGCTCGCGGCTGTCTCGGGCGTCTGGCCCTATGGCGAGGGCCAGATCGACCGCCCGGCGAACCGCATCCTTTACCTGCCGCAGAAACCGCACCTCTTCGGCGAGGGGCTCGCCGCCGCCGCCTGCTACCCGGAAGATCCCGCGGATTTCGCACCCGAGCGCATCCGCCAAGTGCTGTCCCAGTTGGGCCTCGACCACCGCCTGCCGGCGCTGGACGATGACGGCCCCGGCGCGCTCGAAGGGCTGTCGATGGGCGAACGCCAGCGCCTCGCGCTGGCCCGCGTGCTGCTGCTCCGCCCCGACTGGGTGGCCCTCGACGAGGCCACCAGTAGCCTCGACGCCACCGCCGAGGCCGAGATCCTGTCGCTGATCAACCGCTCGCTTCCCGACACCGCGATCCTCTGCGTCTCGCACCGGGATCCGTTCCCGCTCGCCCCCTATTCGATCTGGCAGATCGGCCTGCCGCAACAGGACCAGACCCAACAAAGGAACACCGCATGA
- a CDS encoding ChuX/HutX family heme-like substrate-binding protein, which yields MTQAAQDTVETAMGRWRLDGADPAAILQHLPKMDRVMLAIRLENFMHERLGTVDSVTVEGGRIQITGPEQAANLPADAFASVVLDISTIMRDKLYPRLEFLDAAGERIFSVTGLEGAAPMETALDGLARTTLPANPPAPRDETAEPAEIDPADPGLALLEKLQESAQPVTITAEFSGLTQSWQGTIEKIVPMGGYINVMTKGFHLHLAGGSVAGWETDANGHRALDADGAPTGLLVVPS from the coding sequence ATGACCCAAGCTGCGCAAGACACCGTTGAAACCGCCATGGGCCGCTGGCGCCTCGACGGGGCCGACCCCGCCGCCATCCTGCAACACCTGCCGAAGATGGATCGGGTGATGCTCGCCATCCGTCTCGAAAATTTCATGCATGAACGGCTCGGCACGGTCGACAGCGTCACCGTCGAAGGCGGCCGCATCCAGATCACCGGCCCCGAACAGGCCGCCAACCTGCCGGCCGACGCCTTCGCCTCTGTCGTGCTCGACATCAGCACGATCATGCGCGACAAGCTCTACCCCCGGCTCGAATTCCTCGACGCCGCGGGCGAGCGCATCTTTTCCGTGACCGGGCTCGAGGGCGCCGCACCCATGGAAACCGCGCTCGACGGCCTCGCTCGCACCACGCTGCCCGCCAATCCGCCCGCCCCCCGTGACGAGACCGCCGAACCGGCCGAGATCGACCCCGCAGACCCCGGCCTCGCCCTTCTCGAAAAGCTGCAGGAAAGCGCCCAGCCGGTCACCATCACCGCAGAGTTTTCGGGCCTCACGCAAAGCTGGCAGGGTACGATCGAGAAAATCGTGCCGATGGGCGGATATATCAACGTCATGACCAAGGGCTTCCACCTTCACCTCGCCGGCGGCAGCGTTGCGGGCTGGGAAACCGATGCCAACGGCCACCGTGCGCTCGACGCGGATGGCGCGCCCACCGGCCTTCTCGTGGTGCCGTCATGA
- a CDS encoding ChaN family lipoprotein, which translates to MRAGEWFEPGTGTSLAYSDVLARAARAPAVLLGETHDRADIHRWQLHVSAGLLGCGRPLVMGFEMFPARLNPVLAEWVAGGLSETAFLERAEWVEVWNFPPDLYLPLFRFCRDTGTEMIGLNCRRALVSEVGKLGWDNIEEEAPEGLTPARSATPEYRQYLFEVTGGARPDRQAKSAEDPAFDRFVRAQQTWDRSFACRIATRAKQDDEPLVIGIIGRGHLEFRGGTPFQLDDLGLNGAAVLLPWDKDMPHMKGQGDALCCMPDGKERISRSDPKGDVSAA; encoded by the coding sequence ATGAGGGCGGGTGAGTGGTTCGAGCCCGGCACCGGGACGTCGCTCGCTTACTCTGACGTGCTGGCACGTGCCGCACGTGCCCCGGCAGTCCTGCTGGGCGAGACCCACGACCGCGCCGACATCCATCGCTGGCAGTTGCATGTTTCCGCAGGGTTATTGGGGTGCGGTCGCCCCCTTGTCATGGGCTTCGAAATGTTCCCGGCGCGCCTCAATCCAGTGCTGGCCGAATGGGTGGCTGGCGGGTTGAGCGAGACGGCGTTCCTCGAGCGCGCCGAGTGGGTGGAAGTCTGGAATTTCCCTCCGGACCTGTACCTGCCTCTCTTCCGGTTCTGCCGCGACACCGGAACGGAGATGATCGGCCTCAATTGCCGAAGGGCGCTTGTCAGCGAAGTTGGCAAGCTTGGATGGGACAACATCGAAGAAGAGGCGCCGGAAGGCCTGACGCCTGCGCGATCAGCTACGCCGGAATACCGCCAGTATCTTTTCGAAGTGACAGGCGGCGCGCGGCCCGATCGGCAGGCTAAATCCGCTGAAGACCCGGCTTTCGACCGGTTCGTCAGGGCCCAGCAGACCTGGGACCGATCCTTTGCCTGCCGGATAGCGACGCGGGCGAAACAGGACGATGAACCGCTGGTGATCGGCATCATCGGGCGTGGACACCTGGAATTCCGCGGCGGCACCCCGTTCCAGCTGGATGATCTCGGGTTAAACGGTGCTGCCGTGTTGCTCCCGTGGGACAAGGACATGCCGCATATGAAAGGGCAGGGCGACGCTCTCTGCTGCATGCCCGATGGCAAGGAGAGGATCTCGCGCTCAGACCCGAAAGGTGATGTCAGTGCAGCCTGA
- a CDS encoding GntR family transcriptional regulator, which translates to MNKTSTLATASGGAETVDSDQIYNRIFDAIVDHNLAPGTHLKEDELCDIFGIGRTRMRAVLSRLAADHVVTLVANRGAFVAQPSVEEAREVFRARRVIECHLAARAAETASDTIREAMHAHLQHENIARAAGDVVQVIKRCGKYHQVLADQADSPIMAHFVRELIARSSLIIAVYEAKNPDEAELEEHTRLTELILEGKGGEASTLMDSHLRGIESRLDFSSKEDSKLDLRASLLDG; encoded by the coding sequence ATGAACAAGACATCGACTCTTGCCACAGCGTCCGGAGGCGCCGAAACCGTAGATAGTGACCAGATTTACAACCGAATTTTCGACGCGATCGTCGACCACAATCTCGCACCGGGAACGCACCTGAAGGAAGATGAGCTATGCGACATCTTCGGCATCGGACGCACCCGCATGCGGGCAGTTCTCTCGCGTCTCGCGGCCGACCATGTGGTCACCCTCGTAGCCAATCGCGGGGCCTTCGTGGCCCAGCCCTCTGTCGAGGAAGCACGCGAGGTTTTCCGTGCCCGCCGGGTGATCGAGTGCCACCTGGCCGCCCGCGCAGCCGAGACTGCAAGTGACACGATTCGCGAGGCCATGCATGCTCACCTGCAGCACGAGAACATCGCCCGGGCAGCCGGCGACGTGGTGCAGGTCATCAAGCGCTGCGGCAAATATCACCAGGTGCTTGCCGACCAGGCCGACAGCCCGATCATGGCGCATTTCGTTCGCGAACTGATCGCCCGTTCCTCGCTGATCATCGCGGTTTACGAGGCAAAGAACCCGGACGAGGCGGAACTGGAAGAACACACCAGGCTGACCGAGCTGATCCTCGAGGGCAAAGGAGGCGAGGCCTCGACCCTTATGGACAGCCACTTGCGCGGGATCGAAAGCCGATTGGATTTCTCTTCCAAGGAAGACAGCAAGCTCGACCTTCGGGCGAGCCTGCTTGATGGATAA
- a CDS encoding ABC transporter substrate-binding protein, with translation MNFRLFTGTAVAALGLSLSLASANTLRMADSTDIAAMDPHSMTESNTIGFLNHVYEGLVRYNENLEVEPALAESWEFVEPTRVRFKLREGVTFHNGNPFTADDVVASLERASHDTSPVKSNLPGLERAEKVDDLTVDLVLKGPDPIVLNYLTNIYILDKEWMEEHDALLPADMRRGKENYAVANSNGTGPFVLESRQPDARTVLTVNEGWWDEPRHNLTRIEFSPIGSDATRIAALLSGELDFITPAPLQDIERINRASGVSVIETPSLRTIMLGLNYADTLHNSNLTDDNPLKKQKVREALQLAINMELIRDKIMRGRSRNAGLLVAPQVPGFDEALDTRPAADADAARALLEEAGYPDGFEVGLDCPNDRYVNDEEICQAITAMWARIGVDAQLTARTKSKHFEKVLAGGGDIYMVGWATLPMLDSYSVLSALLHTPGDRMGAWNPGGYSNPEIDALTTKIATELDEEKRTQMMKDALKIARDDVAIIPLHQQPLAWAVRDGVNLSVTADNKPRLWYATID, from the coding sequence ATGAACTTCAGACTTTTCACCGGAACCGCGGTCGCGGCCCTGGGCCTCAGCCTCAGCCTTGCATCGGCGAACACGCTGCGCATGGCCGATTCCACCGATATCGCCGCGATGGATCCGCACTCCATGACGGAGAGCAACACGATCGGCTTTCTCAACCATGTCTACGAGGGGCTGGTGCGCTACAACGAAAACCTGGAGGTCGAGCCGGCGCTCGCCGAGTCGTGGGAATTCGTCGAGCCGACACGCGTGCGTTTCAAGCTGCGCGAGGGCGTGACATTTCACAATGGCAACCCCTTTACCGCGGATGATGTCGTTGCCTCGCTCGAGCGGGCAAGCCACGACACGTCACCCGTCAAAAGCAACCTGCCCGGGCTAGAGCGCGCCGAGAAGGTCGATGACTTGACGGTCGATCTCGTCCTGAAAGGGCCGGATCCGATCGTGCTCAACTACCTCACCAACATCTACATCCTCGACAAGGAGTGGATGGAAGAGCACGATGCCCTGCTCCCCGCCGACATGCGCCGCGGCAAGGAGAACTATGCCGTCGCCAATTCCAACGGCACCGGCCCCTTCGTCCTCGAAAGCCGCCAGCCGGATGCGCGCACGGTCCTGACCGTGAACGAGGGCTGGTGGGACGAGCCCCGGCACAACCTGACGCGGATCGAGTTCAGCCCCATCGGCTCCGATGCCACGCGCATCGCTGCACTGCTCTCAGGCGAATTGGATTTCATCACGCCGGCGCCACTTCAGGATATCGAGCGGATCAACCGGGCGAGCGGTGTTTCCGTGATCGAGACCCCCAGCCTGCGGACGATCATGCTGGGCCTGAATTATGCGGATACGTTGCACAATTCGAACCTCACCGACGACAACCCTCTGAAAAAGCAGAAGGTGCGCGAGGCTCTGCAACTTGCGATCAACATGGAGCTGATCCGCGACAAGATCATGCGTGGCCGGTCACGCAACGCAGGCCTACTCGTGGCGCCGCAGGTTCCGGGCTTTGACGAGGCGCTGGATACGCGCCCCGCTGCCGATGCGGATGCCGCCCGGGCCCTTCTGGAAGAGGCCGGCTACCCCGACGGGTTCGAGGTGGGGCTCGACTGCCCGAACGACCGCTATGTCAACGACGAGGAAATCTGCCAGGCGATCACTGCCATGTGGGCCCGCATCGGGGTCGATGCGCAACTGACGGCGCGGACCAAGTCGAAGCACTTCGAGAAGGTGCTCGCCGGCGGTGGTGACATCTACATGGTGGGCTGGGCGACGCTGCCGATGCTCGACAGCTACAGCGTCCTCTCGGCCCTGCTGCACACGCCCGGCGACCGTATGGGCGCTTGGAACCCCGGCGGATATTCGAACCCCGAGATCGACGCGCTGACCACCAAGATCGCGACCGAACTCGACGAAGAAAAGCGAACGCAGATGATGAAGGATGCGTTGAAGATCGCGCGCGACGACGTCGCCATCATCCCGCTGCACCAGCAGCCGCTGGCCTGGGCCGTACGCGACGGGGTCAACCTGAGCGTCACCGCGGATAACAAACCGCGCCTCTGGTACGCCACCATCGACTAA
- a CDS encoding ABC transporter permease — protein MTAFILRRLIQSILVMLAVALIAFTMFRFVGDPVNSMLPENATAEERQDLREQLGLNAPVTTQFARFVTGAAQGEFGISYRNKRPVSDLIAERLPATLELVLAAAIFALAMGVPMGIYTALHRKGFLSNSMQILSLIGISVPTFVTGILLILVFSVWLNWLPSFGRGDVVQIGWWSTGLLTWSGLKSLVLPAIMLGLFQVTLIMRLVRAEMLETLRSDYVRFARARGLTNRAVHFGHAFRNTLMPVITIVGLQLGAMIAFAIITETVFQWPGMGLLFIQAVSFGDIPVMSAYLVLVALVFVVINMIVDLLYFAIDPRLSIRAGRA, from the coding sequence ATGACAGCCTTCATCCTCCGGCGTCTGATCCAATCCATCCTGGTCATGCTGGCCGTGGCCCTGATCGCCTTCACCATGTTCCGCTTCGTCGGCGACCCGGTGAACAGCATGCTGCCCGAAAACGCCACCGCCGAAGAGCGGCAGGATCTGCGCGAACAGCTTGGCCTGAACGCCCCCGTCACGACCCAGTTTGCACGCTTCGTCACTGGCGCGGCGCAGGGCGAATTCGGCATTTCCTACCGCAACAAGCGCCCGGTCAGCGACCTGATCGCCGAGCGCCTTCCGGCGACACTGGAACTGGTGCTGGCCGCCGCGATCTTCGCGCTGGCGATGGGGGTGCCGATGGGTATCTACACGGCACTCCACCGAAAGGGTTTTCTCAGCAATTCCATGCAGATCCTGTCGCTGATCGGCATATCGGTGCCCACCTTCGTGACCGGTATCCTGCTGATCCTCGTCTTCTCGGTCTGGCTGAACTGGCTGCCCTCCTTCGGGCGCGGCGACGTGGTCCAGATCGGCTGGTGGTCGACCGGCCTGCTGACATGGAGTGGCCTGAAATCGCTGGTGCTTCCGGCAATCATGCTGGGCCTCTTCCAAGTAACGCTGATCATGCGGCTTGTGCGGGCCGAGATGCTCGAGACCCTGCGTTCCGATTACGTGCGCTTTGCCCGGGCCCGGGGCCTGACCAACCGCGCCGTGCATTTCGGACATGCGTTCCGCAACACGCTGATGCCGGTGATCACCATCGTTGGGCTGCAACTGGGCGCGATGATCGCCTTCGCCATTATCACCGAGACCGTCTTCCAATGGCCCGGCATGGGCCTTCTGTTCATCCAGGCCGTCAGCTTTGGCGACATCCCGGTGATGTCGGCCTACCTCGTGTTGGTCGCGCTGGTTTTCGTGGTCATCAACATGATCGTAGACCTGCTCTACTTCGCCATCGATCCGCGCCTGTCGATCCGCGCGGGCCGCGCCTGA
- a CDS encoding ABC transporter permease translates to MATLIGKHSRLTAFFESDLFYNFRTSRITVIAFIVTIGMVLAAALAPWIAPHDPFDVSTLSLLDSELPPAWVEGGDARFLLGTDNQGRDVFSAILYGSRISLAVGFISVALAMVLGVIVGLVSGYFGGIVDAFFMRIADVMLSFPTILVALLVSGIARGILPRELHDSAALVVLIFAITITTWVQYARTVRGSTLVEKNREYVLAAQLVGRRPPAIIFSHILPNVMGPVLVIATINLAMAILIEATLSFLGVGMPPTNPSLGTLIRVGNEYLFSGAWWIVIFPSLTLVVLVLAVNLLGDWLRDALNPKLR, encoded by the coding sequence ATGGCAACCCTCATCGGAAAACACTCACGCCTCACCGCCTTTTTCGAAAGCGACCTGTTCTACAACTTCCGCACCTCGCGGATCACCGTGATCGCGTTCATCGTGACGATCGGCATGGTCCTCGCCGCCGCGCTGGCGCCGTGGATCGCGCCGCATGACCCGTTCGACGTCTCGACCCTCAGCCTTCTGGACAGCGAACTGCCCCCGGCCTGGGTCGAGGGAGGGGATGCCCGCTTCCTGCTGGGCACCGACAACCAGGGGCGCGACGTATTCTCGGCCATCCTCTACGGCTCGCGCATCTCGCTGGCGGTGGGCTTCATCAGTGTTGCACTGGCCATGGTGCTGGGCGTCATCGTCGGCCTCGTCAGTGGCTATTTCGGCGGCATCGTCGATGCCTTCTTCATGCGCATCGCCGACGTCATGCTGAGCTTCCCCACCATCCTCGTCGCCCTCCTCGTCAGCGGCATCGCGCGGGGCATCCTGCCACGCGAACTGCATGACAGCGCGGCGCTGGTGGTGCTGATCTTCGCCATCACCATCACCACCTGGGTGCAATATGCCCGCACCGTGCGCGGCTCGACGCTGGTCGAGAAGAACCGCGAATACGTGCTGGCCGCCCAGCTCGTGGGCCGCCGGCCGCCGGCGATCATCTTCAGCCACATCCTGCCCAACGTGATGGGCCCGGTGCTGGTGATCGCGACCATCAACCTCGCCATGGCGATCCTGATCGAAGCGACGCTGTCGTTCCTCGGCGTCGGCATGCCGCCGACGAACCCCTCGCTCGGCACGCTGATCCGCGTCGGCAACGAGTACCTGTTCTCGGGCGCCTGGTGGATCGTGATCTTCCCCTCGCTGACGCTTGTGGTGCTGGTGCTGGCGGTAAATCTGCTGGGCGACTGGCTGCGCGACGCGCTCAACCCGAAACTGCGCTGA
- a CDS encoding ABC transporter ATP-binding protein has translation MQTMTHSADPLLQVRDLSIAFDTRHGPLRAVDNITFDLAPGEILGMVGESGAGKSLTGTAITGLLERPGHISGGEIHFEGRRIDTLSKDAMRPLRGRKIGAIFQDPLTSLNPLLTVGKQLVETIQTHMSMSKEAARKRAIDLLSEVGIPAPEQRVDHYPHQFSGGMRQRVVIALALCADPKLVIADEPTTALDVSIQAQILALLKKMCREHGAAVILVTHDMGVIAETADRVAVMYSGRLVEIGPVEQVVKNPRHPYTKGLMGSIPVVGGGLKRLTQIDGAMPRLTDLPSGCAFHPRCPKATEACTRVKPSAVKVEDGQVACLLYEGAQ, from the coding sequence ATGCAAACCATGACCCATTCCGCCGACCCGCTTCTGCAGGTGCGCGACCTGTCGATCGCCTTCGACACCCGCCACGGGCCGCTGCGCGCCGTCGACAACATCACCTTCGATCTCGCCCCGGGGGAAATCCTCGGCATGGTCGGGGAATCCGGCGCCGGCAAATCGCTGACGGGCACCGCGATCACCGGCCTTCTGGAACGGCCCGGCCATATCAGCGGCGGCGAGATCCATTTCGAGGGCCGGCGCATCGACACCCTGTCGAAGGATGCGATGCGCCCGCTGCGGGGCCGCAAGATCGGCGCGATCTTCCAGGATCCGCTGACCAGCCTGAACCCGCTACTGACCGTGGGCAAGCAGCTGGTCGAAACGATCCAGACGCATATGTCCATGTCGAAGGAGGCCGCCCGGAAACGCGCCATCGACCTTCTGTCCGAGGTCGGTATTCCGGCCCCGGAACAGCGAGTGGATCACTATCCGCACCAGTTCTCGGGCGGGATGCGACAGCGGGTCGTCATCGCGCTCGCGCTTTGCGCCGATCCAAAGCTGGTGATCGCCGACGAGCCCACCACGGCGCTCGACGTCTCGATCCAGGCGCAGATCCTTGCCCTGCTAAAGAAGATGTGCCGCGAGCACGGAGCGGCGGTGATCCTCGTCACCCATGACATGGGCGTCATCGCCGAAACCGCAGACCGCGTGGCCGTGATGTATTCCGGCCGCCTGGTCGAGATCGGGCCGGTCGAACAGGTCGTGAAAAACCCGCGCCACCCCTACACCAAGGGGCTGATGGGCTCGATCCCCGTCGTCGGCGGCGGGCTGAAGCGGCTAACCCAGATCGACGGTGCCATGCCCCGGCTGACCGACCTGCCGTCGGGCTGCGCCTTCCACCCCAGGTGCCCCAAGGCCACCGAGGCCTGCACCCGCGTGAAACCCTCTGCCGTGAAGGTGGAGGACGGGCAGGTTGCCTGCCTGTTGTATGAAGGAGCCCAGTGA
- a CDS encoding ABC transporter ATP-binding protein, whose translation MQTVTNQGDAPLLSITGMKKHFDLSPPLLNRVIERKPVQHLRAVDGLDIAVPKGKTFSLVGESGCGKSTVAKLVVGLYGPTEGKVIFDGADLTDLEASQRAEYRRRIQMIFQDPYASLNPRWRVRDIIAEPLRSFGLVGSKQEERDEVGRLLELVGLNARDGEKFPHEFSGGQRQRISIARAISSRPDFLVCDEPTSALDVSVQAQILNLMRDLQEELGLTYLFISHDLAVVDFMSDYVGVMYLGRLVEVGPAEQVFHNPTHPYTRLLMDTIPDMEMTRRDRAPVAGEVPNPINPPPGCTFHPRCPLANARCKAEPPQLRAMPGDARVSCHAAEEGRIPPLVKGPAGLAADDDAPVMQLRASAGGA comes from the coding sequence ATGCAGACCGTAACGAACCAAGGCGACGCACCGCTTCTGTCCATCACCGGAATGAAGAAGCATTTCGACCTCTCGCCGCCGCTTCTGAACCGGGTGATCGAGCGCAAGCCGGTGCAGCATCTGCGCGCCGTCGATGGGCTGGATATCGCCGTGCCGAAGGGCAAGACCTTCAGCCTCGTGGGCGAGTCTGGTTGCGGTAAGTCGACGGTGGCCAAGCTGGTGGTCGGGCTCTACGGGCCGACCGAGGGCAAGGTGATCTTCGACGGGGCCGACCTGACCGATCTCGAAGCCTCGCAGCGGGCCGAGTACCGCCGGCGCATCCAGATGATCTTTCAGGATCCCTATGCCAGCCTCAACCCGCGCTGGCGGGTGCGGGACATCATCGCCGAGCCGCTGCGCTCGTTCGGGCTGGTGGGCTCGAAGCAGGAGGAGCGTGACGAGGTCGGGCGTCTGCTCGAACTGGTCGGGCTGAACGCACGCGACGGCGAGAAATTCCCGCACGAGTTCTCGGGCGGCCAGCGTCAGCGCATCTCGATCGCGCGGGCCATCTCCTCGCGCCCCGATTTCCTTGTCTGTGACGAGCCGACCTCGGCGCTCGACGTGTCGGTGCAGGCGCAGATCCTCAACCTGATGCGCGACCTGCAGGAGGAACTGGGGCTGACCTATCTCTTCATCAGCCATGACCTTGCCGTGGTCGATTTCATGTCGGATTACGTGGGCGTGATGTACCTCGGCCGGCTGGTCGAGGTGGGCCCGGCGGAGCAGGTCTTCCACAACCCGACGCACCCCTACACCCGCCTTTTGATGGACACGATTCCCGACATGGAGATGACCCGGCGTGACCGGGCGCCGGTGGCGGGCGAGGTGCCCAACCCGATCAACCCGCCGCCGGGCTGCACCTTCCACCCGCGCTGCCCGCTGGCCAATGCCCGCTGCAAGGCGGAGCCGCCGCAATTGCGGGCCATGCCGGGGGATGCGCGGGTGTCGTGCCATGCAGCCGAGGAAGGGCGCATACCGCCGCTGGTCAAGGGCCCGGCCGGGCTCGCCGCCGACGACGACGCGCCCGTGATGCAACTGCGCGCAAGCGCCGGAGGTGCCTGA
- a CDS encoding flavin reductase family protein has protein sequence MEVDFTKLDQRDRYRLLCSFVAPRPIALVTTLDKDGTSNAAPMSFFNVFSQDPPLVILGIQVKPDGAPKDTITNIRRSREFVVNMCDMAIAQQMVDCGINFPQSVDELEVTGLSLAPSRQIQPGWVAEAPCAMECRVAQILEYPRRSIVLGEVVQMHVRDECLDENGRYVRPDKYQPIARLHADNYIVSDDQFELLPTAALQSARTA, from the coding sequence ATGGAAGTCGATTTCACCAAGCTCGACCAGCGCGACCGCTACCGCCTGCTGTGCAGCTTCGTCGCCCCGCGCCCGATCGCCCTTGTCACCACGCTGGACAAGGACGGCACGTCGAACGCCGCGCCGATGAGCTTCTTCAACGTCTTCTCGCAGGATCCGCCGCTGGTGATCCTGGGGATACAGGTCAAGCCCGACGGCGCGCCGAAGGACACGATCACCAACATCCGCCGCAGCCGGGAATTCGTGGTGAACATGTGCGACATGGCCATTGCCCAGCAGATGGTGGATTGCGGTATCAACTTTCCGCAGAGCGTCGATGAGCTCGAGGTGACGGGCCTGTCGCTTGCCCCTTCGCGGCAGATTCAGCCGGGGTGGGTGGCTGAGGCGCCCTGTGCGATGGAGTGCCGGGTAGCGCAGATTCTCGAATATCCCCGGCGGTCGATTGTGCTGGGCGAGGTGGTTCAGATGCACGTGCGCGACGAATGTCTCGACGAGAACGGCCGCTACGTGCGCCCCGACAAGTACCAGCCCATCGCCCGGCTTCACGCCGACAATTACATCGTCTCGGACGACCAATTCGAGCTGTTGCCCACGGCCGCGCTGCAAAGCGCCCGCACTGCATGA